The Macaca fascicularis isolate 582-1 chromosome 1, T2T-MFA8v1.1 genome includes a window with the following:
- the LOC141410158 gene encoding uncharacterized protein, which translates to MLTGAREGHGIPQGRQGLLWKSREDLESHSAGPGNLLRAEPHLYQTSHGPRRQPHCPRARQASEQRVRRPSPSQRRLQSPRETPVSSNRAKPFSAPTSEATASPLRTKCLTTAVVASGENFLEGLLSGSTAAPAPTLQPAPPVCQARVGVNRLRKEWGGPKPLSVRVHRAGHLASARVRPQGVCRHGASIGAGRPARCPAKVRAPAGQSLLLAPDRCVPWAPIGRAGGGLVTLTQAQAPHTRPAPTLPPTEVEQKSGWEGFCGACVERGRQGRDRGGRGQLSPLHPASPPPAPQGSFPGCLRSGWGGPRVGPTCLPPPCSAGALSHGAKASRGQRAGAGPAGLSSRPPASP; encoded by the exons ATGCTCACAGGGGCCCGGGAGGGACATGGGATCCCTCAAGGCAGGCAGGGGCTGCTGTGGAAGTCCAGGGAAGACCTGGAGAG TCACAGTGCGGGGCCTGGGAACCTTCTTCGGGCTGAGCCCCACCTGTACCAGACCAGCCATGGCCCCAGGCGCCAACCTCACTGTCCCCGGGCTCGGCAGGCCTCTGAGCAGAGGGTGCGGAGACCGAGCCCTTCCCAACGCAGACTCCAGAGCCCAAGGGAGACGCCGGTATCCTCAAACCGGGCCAAGCCCTTCTCCGCACCCACCTCTGAGGCGACGGCCTCCCCTCTCCGCACAAAGTGCCTCACGACGGCAGTGGTTGCTTCTGGAGAGAACTTTCTAGAAGGTCTGCTATCAG GTTCCACCGCTGCTCCCGCCCCAACCCTGCAGCCAGCGCCTCCCGTGTGCCAGGCCCGGGTGGGTGTGAACCGGCTTCGGAAGGAATGGGGGGGACCCAAGCCCCTGTCCGTCCGGGTCCACAGAGCTGGGCACTTGGCCTCAGCCAGGGTCAGGCCTCAGGGCGTCTGTCGGCACGGGGCGTCCATTGGCGCGGGGAGACCTGCCCGCTGCCCTGCAAAG GTGCGAGCTCCCGCTGGCCAATCTCTGCTCCTGGCCCCCGACAGGTGTGTCCCCTGGGCTCCCATAGGCCGGGCGGGAGGCGGGCTGGTGACGCTGACGCAGGCCCAGGCCCCGCACACGCGTCCTGCCCCCACCTTGCCGCCCACTGAGGTTGAACAAAAGTCAGGATGGGAAGGCTTCTGTGGGGCCTGCGTGGAGCGTGGGCgacagggcagggacaggggagGCCGCGGGCAACTCTCACCCCTCCACCCCGCCTCCCCGCCCCCAGCTCCGCAGGGCTCCTTCCCAGGCTGCCTTAGAAGCGGGTGGGGTGGCCCCAGGGTGGGTCCAACCTGCCTGCCACCTCCCTGCAGTGCTGGTGCCCTGTCCCATGGGGCCAAGGCCTCTCGTGGACAGAGGGCAGGGGCCGGACCTGCCGGTCTTAGCTCCAGGCCCCCAGCCAGCCCCTAA